One genomic window of Dehalococcoidia bacterium includes the following:
- a CDS encoding class I SAM-dependent methyltransferase: MTNTYWDAAVYDRIGTPMRAWAQQVIDDLQLRGDETVLDAGCGSGSVTLDLLQKLPDGKIYAVDASAEMIGSLINALDERGVTNVEPMQASLTDFSLPEQVDAVFSNAVFHWIPDDDALFGCLYRATRPGGRLRAQCGGHGNNAHVLEAVAAIREQERFVQHLGKFTDSKKYRTPEQAKASLERAGFIDVRASLFEAPVPFEHNDDAALYIRTILLRDHIARLPSEDLRDAYAHAVVEETVRRWGAPYVADYVRLDIWATK, from the coding sequence ATGACCAACACCTACTGGGACGCGGCGGTCTACGACCGCATCGGCACGCCGATGCGCGCCTGGGCGCAGCAGGTGATCGACGACCTGCAACTGCGCGGCGACGAGACGGTGTTGGACGCCGGGTGCGGCTCTGGCTCCGTCACGCTCGACCTGCTGCAAAAACTGCCCGACGGCAAGATCTACGCCGTCGATGCCTCGGCCGAGATGATCGGGTCGCTCATAAACGCACTCGACGAGCGCGGCGTCACAAACGTCGAGCCGATGCAAGCGAGCCTGACCGACTTCAGCCTGCCGGAGCAGGTCGACGCCGTGTTCTCGAACGCCGTCTTTCACTGGATCCCCGATGACGACGCGCTCTTCGGCTGCCTGTACCGCGCCACGAGACCCGGCGGCCGGCTGCGCGCCCAGTGCGGCGGCCATGGCAACAACGCCCACGTCCTCGAAGCGGTGGCGGCGATACGCGAGCAGGAGCGCTTCGTGCAGCACCTCGGCAAGTTCACGGACAGCAAGAAGTACCGCACGCCCGAACAGGCGAAAGCATCGCTCGAGCGCGCCGGGTTCATCGACGTGCGCGCCTCGCTCTTCGAAGCGCCCGTGCCGTTCGAACACAACGACGACGCCGCGCTCTACATCCGCACGATTCTCCTGCGCGATCACATCGCGCGCCTGCCGTCGGAGGATCTGCGCGATGCATACGCGCACGCCGTCGTCGAAGAGACCGTCCGACGCTGGGGCGCGCCCTACGTCGCGGATTACGTACGCCTCGACATTTGGGCGACGAAGTAA
- a CDS encoding DinB family protein, protein MQKPNVPPLAITPYWASVQDDLLRIVDLMPAGKMNWTPSDELWNSRGILIHVSDARDSWMAGDVKDGDPYPNIWTTARTRDDLKRELVRTFDRVQRFLANQAQLDKRYTPAEPAYPPRDGHWIAFHLLEHDIHHRTELMQRLALMGVTHGIDL, encoded by the coding sequence ATGCAGAAGCCGAACGTCCCGCCCCTCGCGATCACGCCGTACTGGGCTTCAGTCCAGGACGATCTGCTCCGCATCGTCGATCTCATGCCTGCGGGGAAGATGAACTGGACGCCGAGCGATGAGCTGTGGAACTCACGCGGCATCCTCATCCACGTGTCTGACGCCCGCGATAGTTGGATGGCCGGCGACGTGAAGGACGGCGATCCCTACCCCAACATCTGGACGACCGCTCGAACGCGGGACGACCTCAAACGTGAACTCGTCCGCACCTTCGACCGCGTCCAGCGTTTCCTCGCCAATCAAGCGCAGCTGGACAAGAGGTATACGCCGGCCGAACCGGCGTATCCACCACGCGACGGGCACTGGATCGCGTTTCACCTGCTGGAGCACGACATCCATCATCGGACAGAACTCATGCAGCGCCTCGCGCTGATGGGCGTCACGCACGGCATCGACCTCTAG
- a CDS encoding putative glycolipid-binding domain-containing protein: MTLPDRSRRVAWAKEDPFGVEFVEVSLRPDALTAEGVAIGSDPVPYRLDYTLATGRRFVTSRLVVTTRSDGWRCLLDLRRSADGDWRVDRRSDGTPPFTMSDADAAVPSEALDCDLGLCPLTNTMPVLREGLLSSQSQPAEIVVAWISVPDLAIHAARQRYRHVRREENMSVVRFEDDDGFTADILFDADGLVIDYPELARRL, translated from the coding sequence ATGACCCTGCCTGATCGATCGCGACGAGTCGCCTGGGCGAAGGAAGACCCATTCGGCGTCGAATTTGTCGAAGTCTCGCTGCGGCCCGATGCTCTAACGGCCGAAGGCGTCGCCATCGGCAGCGATCCGGTGCCATACCGCCTCGACTACACGCTCGCAACCGGACGTCGCTTCGTCACGTCCCGCCTTGTCGTAACGACCCGCAGCGATGGCTGGCGATGTTTGCTCGATCTGCGGCGCAGTGCGGACGGCGACTGGCGCGTCGACCGGCGATCCGACGGCACGCCTCCGTTTACGATGAGTGACGCTGACGCCGCGGTGCCATCCGAGGCGCTCGACTGCGACCTTGGCCTGTGCCCGCTCACCAATACCATGCCCGTCCTTCGCGAAGGGCTGTTGTCGTCGCAGAGCCAGCCGGCCGAGATCGTGGTCGCCTGGATATCCGTGCCCGACCTCGCGATCCACGCCGCACGCCAGCGCTATCGCCACGTCAGGCGTGAGGAAAACATGTCCGTCGTGCGCTTCGAAGACGACGACGGCTTCACAGCAGATATCCTCTTCGATGCGGACGGACTGGTGATCGACTATCCGGAACTCGCCCGCCGGCTTTGA
- a CDS encoding winged helix-turn-helix transcriptional regulator, translating into MQATRQDILDYLRKHAQATVRQLGDHLGLTSTGIRQHLTVLERDGLVEAREERGHVGRPALVYRLSSSGDALYPKNYDALANALIEESRALLGGEALQHLMKNVAARFAEPYMARLEGKSTAERVKEAAKIIEERGCLAECDDEHGDFMIRQQTCPFPNVAQRNSAVCAMEVEFVRRLVGTDARLTSSLLRGDDSCTYRVRPVNNRSSR; encoded by the coding sequence GTGCAGGCAACCCGGCAGGACATCCTCGATTATCTGCGCAAGCACGCCCAGGCAACCGTCAGGCAGCTTGGCGACCACCTCGGCCTCACTTCGACCGGCATCCGCCAGCATCTCACCGTCCTCGAGCGCGACGGCCTCGTCGAGGCGCGCGAGGAGCGCGGCCACGTCGGCCGCCCCGCGCTGGTCTATCGGCTGTCATCGTCCGGCGACGCGCTGTACCCCAAGAACTACGATGCGCTCGCCAACGCGCTGATCGAAGAGTCCCGCGCGCTTCTCGGTGGCGAGGCGCTGCAACATCTCATGAAGAACGTCGCCGCCCGTTTCGCCGAGCCGTATATGGCGCGGCTCGAAGGCAAGTCGACGGCAGAGCGGGTGAAGGAAGCGGCAAAGATTATCGAGGAGCGCGGCTGTCTCGCGGAGTGTGATGACGAGCATGGCGACTTCATGATCCGTCAGCAGACATGCCCGTTTCCGAACGTCGCGCAGCGCAACAGCGCGGTCTGCGCGATGGAAGTTGAGTTCGTGCGACGCCTCGTCGGCACGGACGCGCGCCTCACATCCAGCCTGCTGAGGGGCGATGATTCATGCACGTATCGCGTGCGGCCGGTGAACAACCGCTCGTCGCGCTGA
- a CDS encoding cupin domain-containing protein yields the protein MGAFLMRRSGDYDQLPVLDAFACEGLSPQRWSNGAGDVYASHRHGYHKVLFCLRGSIVFTLTETSEAYELHEGDRLDIEPNTPHAAVVGPHGVTCVEAARE from the coding sequence ATGGGCGCATTCCTCATGCGACGGTCCGGCGACTACGACCAGCTGCCAGTACTCGACGCGTTCGCGTGTGAAGGGCTGTCCCCACAACGCTGGTCGAACGGCGCGGGCGACGTGTACGCCTCGCACCGCCACGGCTATCACAAGGTGCTGTTCTGCTTGCGGGGCTCGATCGTCTTCACGCTGACGGAGACGTCCGAGGCGTATGAACTGCACGAAGGCGACCGCCTCGATATCGAGCCGAATACGCCGCATGCGGCGGTGGTCGGGCCACATGGTGTGACGTGCGTCGAGGCGGCGCGCGAGTGA
- a CDS encoding TIGR00730 family Rossman fold protein, translated as MDQTNERADQGPASVVGVEPLEPMSTRTSPTRQRMRRRTGSGDRAIDEKIRALVESADVPDRDLLEAAVETLFRTARASNRGEMKLLARSLRELGRAFRIFAPYRGRRKVSIFGSARTPVDDPDYAIAREFGEQIIAEGWMVITGAGPGIMAAGHEGAGTANSFGVGIKLPFEQSANGFIAGDPKLIDFKYFFTRKIMFMKESDAFVLCPGGFGTLDEAFELLTLMQTGKMQIRPIVLLAPPESGYWIEWLTFVRDHLVARNLASPEDLTFFQPASSARDAVRAIERFYRNYDSARYVGERLVLRMRRAPTDVQLAAINRDFKDLVARGRIERTNITPAERKDEDCVECERVAFFPRHNFGRMRQLIDRLNEL; from the coding sequence ATGGATCAGACGAACGAGCGAGCGGACCAGGGCCCGGCCTCGGTTGTAGGCGTCGAGCCGCTGGAGCCGATGTCGACGCGTACGAGCCCGACGCGGCAGCGGATGCGCCGTCGCACCGGATCGGGCGACCGCGCGATCGACGAGAAGATCCGCGCGCTCGTCGAGAGTGCCGATGTCCCCGATCGCGATCTGCTAGAAGCAGCCGTGGAAACGCTGTTCCGGACGGCTCGCGCGTCGAACCGCGGCGAGATGAAGCTGCTCGCGCGGTCGCTGCGGGAATTGGGCCGCGCGTTCCGGATCTTCGCGCCGTACCGCGGGCGCCGGAAGGTGAGCATCTTCGGTTCCGCGCGGACGCCCGTCGACGATCCCGACTACGCGATCGCGCGGGAATTCGGCGAGCAGATCATCGCCGAAGGTTGGATGGTGATTACCGGCGCCGGGCCCGGCATCATGGCGGCGGGCCACGAGGGCGCGGGCACGGCGAACAGCTTCGGCGTCGGCATCAAGCTGCCGTTCGAGCAGTCGGCGAACGGATTCATCGCCGGCGACCCGAAGCTGATCGACTTCAAGTACTTCTTCACGCGCAAGATCATGTTCATGAAGGAGTCCGACGCCTTCGTGCTGTGTCCGGGCGGCTTCGGCACACTGGATGAGGCGTTCGAGCTGCTGACGCTGATGCAGACCGGCAAGATGCAGATCCGGCCGATCGTGCTGCTGGCGCCGCCCGAGAGCGGCTACTGGATCGAGTGGTTGACGTTCGTGCGGGATCACCTTGTGGCGCGGAACCTCGCATCGCCGGAGGACCTGACGTTCTTCCAACCGGCGAGCAGCGCCCGCGACGCCGTGCGCGCGATCGAGCGGTTCTATCGCAACTACGACTCGGCGCGATACGTCGGCGAGCGGCTCGTGCTGCGCATGCGGCGTGCGCCGACCGATGTACAGCTTGCAGCGATCAACCGGGACTTCAAGGACCTCGTCGCGCGGGGCCGGATCGAGCGGACGAACATCACGCCGGCAGAGCGCAAGGACGAGGATTGCGTCGAGTGCGAGCGCGTGGCGTTCTTTCCGCGACATAATTTCGGGCGGATGCGGCAGTTGATCGACCGGCTGAACGAACTTTAG
- a CDS encoding DUF167 domain-containing protein, with translation MADERARIDVRVTPRGGRDTIVGWRDGALAVRIAVAPVEGAANASLLKMIAKRLGVPPSSVTLVAGTRSRTKVVEIAGLSDADVRSRIL, from the coding sequence ATGGCTGACGAGCGCGCGCGCATCGACGTGCGGGTGACGCCGCGCGGCGGCCGTGACACGATCGTCGGCTGGAGGGACGGCGCACTTGCGGTCCGCATCGCCGTCGCGCCGGTCGAGGGTGCCGCCAATGCATCGCTGCTCAAGATGATCGCGAAGCGGCTCGGCGTGCCGCCTTCGAGTGTGACGTTGGTGGCGGGGACGCGTTCGCGGACGAAGGTCGTGGAGATCGCCGGCCTGAGCGACGCTGATGTGCGCTCACGCATACTGTGA
- a CDS encoding response regulator transcription factor, with the protein MSRGTDPTLDASTARRTYDYGIDAETAAKTVLVVEDEASLASTLSYNLRKNGFNVVQAADGVEGLQAARNGHPDVIVLDLMLPRMDGIEVCRRLRADSDVPIIMLTAKSEELDRVVGLEIGADDYLTKPFSMRELMARVRALLRRSGARTGTEDASQISAGNLTLDLRGRTVRRDNAEVQLKPKEFDLLYFLARNAGQVFTREQLLEHVWGYEFFGGSRTVDVHVRWLREKLEAAPSSPRHLLTVRGVGYKFVR; encoded by the coding sequence ATGTCTCGCGGTACTGATCCAACGCTTGACGCAAGTACCGCCAGACGCACGTATGACTACGGAATCGACGCCGAAACCGCAGCTAAGACCGTCCTCGTCGTCGAAGATGAGGCGAGCCTCGCCTCGACGCTTTCCTATAATCTGCGTAAGAACGGCTTCAATGTCGTGCAGGCCGCTGATGGCGTCGAGGGGCTGCAGGCCGCCCGCAACGGCCACCCCGATGTCATCGTGCTCGACCTCATGTTGCCGCGCATGGACGGCATCGAGGTGTGCCGCCGGCTGCGCGCTGATTCCGATGTGCCGATCATCATGCTCACAGCGAAGAGCGAGGAACTCGATCGTGTCGTCGGACTCGAGATCGGCGCCGACGATTATCTGACCAAGCCATTCAGCATGCGCGAGCTTATGGCACGCGTGCGAGCGCTGCTCCGCCGCTCCGGTGCCCGGACAGGCACCGAAGACGCTTCACAGATCAGTGCCGGGAATTTGACCCTCGACCTGCGAGGTCGCACCGTCCGCCGCGATAATGCGGAAGTGCAGCTCAAGCCAAAGGAGTTCGACCTGCTGTACTTCCTGGCGCGGAACGCCGGTCAGGTCTTCACGCGCGAACAGCTGTTGGAGCACGTCTGGGGCTACGAATTCTTCGGCGGCAGTCGTACGGTCGATGTCCACGTGCGGTGGTTGCGTGAAAAGCTCGAAGCGGCGCCGAGCAGTCCCCGGCATCTTCTCACGGTCCGTGGCGTTGGTTACAAGTTCGTCCGCTAG
- a CDS encoding GNAT family N-acetyltransferase, translated as MVTKRDEFIPGTVWTPELIRESVDRMLATLASPEMQQAMEHAAESDPASAAADFAGLTVASSPRSTAPIDLARCIFRRARPDDVPRIAEMMIAEDLPPLFIEEWLPGFAVVEHDDEVIGCGGAEIYDDCCVIRSIAVDARARKLGLARAITDLLIADARAEGVNDAYLFTVDAYPFWMRLGFADVALDAWKMPPRQGWQYMFVSTHPGAVEGVHSMWKRIDG; from the coding sequence ATGGTAACGAAGCGTGACGAATTCATCCCGGGCACCGTCTGGACGCCCGAACTGATCCGCGAGTCCGTCGATCGCATGCTTGCGACGCTGGCATCGCCTGAAATGCAACAGGCGATGGAACATGCGGCCGAATCCGATCCGGCGAGCGCCGCCGCAGACTTCGCGGGCCTGACTGTGGCGTCATCGCCGCGAAGCACCGCACCCATCGACCTGGCACGCTGCATCTTTCGGCGCGCGCGCCCCGACGACGTCCCGCGCATCGCCGAGATGATGATCGCGGAGGACCTCCCGCCGCTCTTCATCGAGGAGTGGTTGCCGGGGTTCGCCGTCGTCGAGCACGATGACGAGGTGATCGGCTGCGGAGGCGCCGAGATCTACGACGACTGTTGCGTGATCCGCAGCATTGCGGTTGACGCGCGCGCACGGAAGCTGGGGCTCGCGCGGGCGATCACGGATCTGCTCATTGCCGACGCGCGCGCCGAAGGTGTGAACGACGCCTATCTGTTTACCGTGGACGCCTACCCCTTCTGGATGCGCCTGGGCTTTGCCGACGTCGCGCTCGATGCGTGGAAGATGCCGCCGCGGCAGGGCTGGCAGTACATGTTCGTTTCAACGCACCCTGGCGCCGTCGAAGGCGTGCACAGCATGTGGAAGCGCATCGATGGCTGA
- a CDS encoding ATP-binding protein: MAAAVALYVAIVGVALIVVSSYVDERSWELLVIFAAASVAIIIITTLLLRPRLRHLRAATAVAESLARGRFDARAEIAGDEFGPLLSALNNASAYLEAAISTLRLERAQLEALLNASSDATVAIDLSSTVVYLNDAARNMFGLSGAVETGRAFIEVVRDHDLNELMVSAAQQGERSVRVVAYGQAQRWLQATAVPIQGAGAWAALAVFHDLTEVRRLDSMRRDFISNVSHELRTPLAGIRAAAETLQEGAIDDKPAAIEFMGHIQRETDRLTQMVEELLELSRIESGAAPLSFAQLDVAALVRDAAKRFRQQAERAGLAITTEVPQGADRGSGETPLTIIGDAERLERALGNLIANAIKFTAPGGSVSVRADPQDDAVLVSVRDTGIGIEPEQCERVFERFYKADKGRGDGTGLGLAIVKHIVRAHQGSVSVESFPDRGSTFTMRLPRR, translated from the coding sequence GTGGCTGCAGCGGTCGCGCTCTACGTCGCGATCGTCGGAGTCGCACTGATCGTCGTCAGTTCCTATGTCGACGAGCGGTCGTGGGAGTTGCTCGTCATCTTCGCAGCCGCCTCGGTGGCGATCATCATCATCACGACGCTTCTGCTCCGGCCGAGGCTACGCCATCTTCGCGCCGCGACCGCCGTCGCCGAGTCACTGGCGCGCGGCCGGTTCGATGCTCGCGCGGAGATCGCCGGCGATGAGTTCGGACCGCTTCTCTCCGCGCTCAATAACGCAAGCGCCTACCTCGAGGCTGCGATCTCGACGCTGCGGCTGGAGCGGGCGCAGCTCGAAGCGCTGCTCAACGCCAGCAGCGACGCCACCGTCGCGATTGACCTTTCGAGCACGGTCGTCTATCTCAACGATGCCGCGCGCAACATGTTCGGGTTATCCGGCGCCGTCGAGACGGGACGCGCGTTCATCGAGGTCGTGCGCGACCACGACCTGAACGAACTCATGGTCTCGGCGGCACAGCAGGGTGAACGCAGCGTGCGCGTCGTCGCGTACGGTCAGGCGCAGCGCTGGCTGCAAGCGACCGCGGTCCCGATCCAGGGCGCCGGCGCCTGGGCTGCGCTCGCTGTCTTCCACGACCTCACGGAAGTGCGCCGCCTCGATAGCATGCGCCGCGACTTCATCAGCAACGTCTCGCACGAACTGCGCACGCCGCTCGCCGGCATCCGCGCCGCCGCCGAAACACTGCAGGAAGGCGCGATCGACGATAAGCCGGCGGCGATCGAGTTCATGGGCCACATCCAGCGCGAGACTGACCGGCTGACACAGATGGTCGAAGAATTGCTCGAACTGTCGCGCATCGAGTCCGGTGCGGCGCCCTTGAGCTTCGCGCAGCTCGACGTGGCGGCGCTCGTGCGCGATGCGGCGAAGCGCTTTCGGCAGCAGGCGGAGCGTGCTGGCCTCGCCATCACGACCGAAGTGCCGCAGGGCGCCGACCGCGGGTCCGGCGAGACGCCTCTTACGATCATCGGCGACGCCGAACGTCTGGAACGCGCGCTCGGCAACTTGATTGCCAACGCGATCAAATTCACGGCGCCCGGCGGCTCGGTCAGCGTGAGGGCAGACCCGCAGGACGACGCAGTCCTCGTGAGCGTGCGCGACACGGGCATCGGCATCGAGCCGGAGCAGTGCGAGCGCGTGTTCGAGCGCTTCTACAAGGCCGATAAGGGCCGCGGCGACGGCACGGGCCTCGGCCTCGCCATCGTCAAGCACATCGTCCGGGCGCACCAGGGCAGCGTGTCCGTCGAAAGCTTCCCCGACCGCGGCTCGACGTTCACGATGCGTTTGCCGCGGCGCTAA
- a CDS encoding phosphotransferase, translated as MSDGGVTREEQLRDVLAAFGVQAASVRDVRTGRVNRHWRIAATDGPEYALRRYASPPHAWRIRSREAIAFEHDALRHAASKGWPAPVPIDARSGSTLVERDGDLYALFPWHEGRPAPAHSKRYLRIKGRLLARLHRDMATFGLGEQRLGFARMWELDYYMGSPRPFNDMLREFEKAHRADASAVRAQRYRNLRELSRFGYGELPEQFGHFDFHRDNLLFSQGQLTGLIDFDSAHLDARVADIATSVALDCIEPPAYNAIDPDAMRAFVAGYVEGSPLSEQELALIVPLVRSWIVAAAAGRIAQWLAAPDEKVLMKIRRTVDYRIPAFEQRRQAMEQAVRSAAAERTRA; from the coding sequence ATGTCGGACGGCGGTGTGACCCGGGAAGAGCAGCTTCGCGACGTGCTCGCGGCGTTCGGCGTGCAAGCGGCGAGCGTGCGTGACGTCCGGACGGGACGCGTGAACCGCCACTGGCGCATCGCCGCGACGGATGGCCCGGAGTACGCCCTGCGCCGATATGCGTCGCCGCCGCACGCGTGGCGCATCCGCTCGCGTGAAGCGATCGCCTTCGAGCACGACGCGCTCCGCCATGCCGCGTCGAAGGGCTGGCCGGCGCCTGTGCCCATCGATGCACGCTCCGGCTCGACGCTGGTCGAGCGTGATGGCGATTTGTACGCGCTCTTTCCCTGGCACGAAGGACGGCCCGCGCCCGCGCATAGCAAACGTTACCTGCGCATCAAGGGGCGCCTGCTCGCGAGGCTGCATCGCGACATGGCCACGTTTGGCCTCGGTGAGCAACGCCTGGGGTTTGCGCGCATGTGGGAACTGGACTACTACATGGGCAGCCCGCGTCCGTTCAACGACATGTTGCGCGAGTTCGAGAAGGCGCATCGCGCAGACGCATCGGCCGTGCGAGCGCAGCGGTATCGCAACCTGCGCGAGTTGTCGCGATTCGGCTACGGCGAGTTGCCGGAGCAGTTCGGCCACTTCGACTTCCATCGCGACAATCTGCTGTTCTCGCAGGGGCAATTGACCGGATTGATCGACTTCGACTCGGCGCACCTCGACGCGCGGGTCGCCGACATCGCGACGAGCGTCGCCCTAGACTGCATCGAGCCGCCTGCGTACAACGCCATCGACCCGGACGCGATGCGCGCCTTCGTCGCCGGATACGTCGAGGGGTCGCCGCTATCCGAGCAGGAATTGGCGCTCATCGTGCCGCTGGTACGCTCGTGGATCGTCGCGGCCGCCGCGGGACGCATCGCGCAGTGGCTGGCGGCGCCCGATGAGAAGGTGCTGATGAAGATTCGGCGGACCGTCGACTATCGCATCCCGGCGTTCGAACAGCGGCGTCAGGCGATGGAACAGGCGGTGAGGAGCGCAGCAGCGGAGCGGACGCGCGCATGA
- a CDS encoding zf-TFIIB domain-containing protein produces the protein MNERTLNCPRDATPLDMGREHDIEVDRCPTCNGAWYDDEELALLEATVADDDERRGMIDYAKRESELACPVCTKPMRAFNYRAYNLELDACTEEHGFWLDEGEANHVRDVMKDRVSGLQRSGAAQEAWDRAKRGDKGGGIMGNLRGLFGGRRG, from the coding sequence GTGAACGAACGGACGTTGAACTGCCCCCGCGATGCGACGCCGCTCGACATGGGCAGGGAGCATGACATCGAAGTTGACCGCTGTCCGACCTGCAACGGCGCCTGGTACGACGACGAAGAACTGGCGCTGCTCGAAGCCACGGTCGCGGACGACGACGAGCGGCGAGGCATGATCGACTACGCGAAGCGCGAAAGTGAACTCGCCTGCCCTGTCTGCACGAAGCCGATGCGCGCGTTCAACTATCGCGCGTACAACCTGGAGCTGGACGCCTGCACGGAAGAGCACGGTTTCTGGCTCGATGAAGGCGAAGCGAACCACGTGCGTGACGTGATGAAGGATCGCGTAAGCGGCCTGCAGCGCTCGGGAGCGGCGCAGGAAGCCTGGGACCGGGCCAAGCGTGGGGATAAGGGCGGCGGCATCATGGGGAACCTGCGTGGCCTCTTCGGCGGCAGGCGAGGGTAG